One genomic window of Paenibacillus xylanilyticus includes the following:
- a CDS encoding AraC family transcriptional regulator gives MNHQTLLTNYLSNLQVELYMVNYNRCDSDWRDLDYTPDYSKFYWISEGEGWLKIGDQEYYPVPGQLFLMPEGVTQSYSVISDQPFLKYWCHFSAKVGGINLFQILKFPHFCTIERPELINEIFNQILLYARSGEVYAHLMAKSKLMELISHYLMNLDLEQITYLNIPVMEKMSAILAYIDAHIEENITVQDLAQIAYMHPNYFIRFFKQQVGIPLIHYITGKKVDKAKELLSCTPNTITMIAEHLGFRDLYYFSRLFKKHTGLTPTEFRKQTTRLVT, from the coding sequence ATGAATCATCAGACGCTGCTTACGAACTACCTGTCCAACCTGCAGGTGGAATTATACATGGTCAACTATAATCGGTGCGATAGCGACTGGCGTGATCTGGATTACACCCCCGACTACAGCAAATTCTATTGGATCAGCGAAGGAGAAGGATGGTTAAAGATTGGGGATCAGGAGTATTATCCTGTACCTGGACAGCTATTTTTGATGCCTGAGGGGGTTACTCAATCCTATTCAGTCATTAGCGATCAGCCTTTTCTGAAGTACTGGTGTCATTTCAGCGCCAAGGTCGGGGGAATCAATTTATTTCAAATTTTGAAGTTCCCTCACTTTTGCACCATAGAACGCCCTGAATTGATCAATGAAATCTTCAATCAAATTCTTCTGTATGCGAGATCCGGTGAAGTATATGCTCACTTGATGGCCAAAAGCAAACTGATGGAGCTGATATCCCACTATCTGATGAATCTGGATCTGGAACAGATCACGTATCTGAATATACCCGTCATGGAGAAAATGTCTGCCATACTCGCCTATATTGATGCGCATATTGAAGAAAATATTACCGTTCAGGATCTAGCCCAGATCGCATATATGCATCCCAACTATTTCATTCGCTTCTTCAAGCAGCAGGTTGGCATACCCCTCATTCACTACATTACGGGTAAAAAAGTGGACAAAGCCAAGGAGCTGCTCAGCTGTACGCCGAACACCATTACCATGATCGCTGAACATCTCGGATTTCGGGATTTGTATTATTTTTCAAGGCTGTTCAAGAAACATACCGGGTTAACCCCGACTGAATTCCGCAAACAAACGACACGATTGGTAACATAA
- a CDS encoding glycosyltransferase, which yields MQVKSQKNKLSAELPNRVLIKQMNATLNRKLKSIQHHLTAQQADLQQHLMQTLQDVIHPPKEVPPDVVYKQLNVLFITPCNDRASSSISILVEQSLRHLVKSIYEIKAIQPVGPYLERSKTDLVLVLGGEDGEILPEESMEALRTSPVKKALWLTDLSGVKHSESFISIFDYVFTQKAENIPTYGRMSNARCYEVPFPPDPNVYYPQSVLTQDESDVYIIGDAQPGSSLVDLANHALLSGKVVRVEGKGWKRFESFIPVHAHEDRAALYNGSKMVIQDNSPVRSVLEVAACGTFQLNSISMNRNLDTDVFQSFNSQEELIEKFDFYWNRVDQRRLAASRAMAYVKYNHSYLQSSLQLLDRIFR from the coding sequence ATGCAAGTCAAATCTCAAAAAAACAAGCTCTCTGCAGAACTGCCCAACCGAGTGTTGATAAAACAGATGAATGCCACGTTGAATCGGAAACTGAAGTCAATTCAGCATCATCTGACCGCCCAACAGGCGGATCTGCAGCAGCATTTGATGCAAACGCTACAGGATGTCATTCATCCACCCAAGGAAGTTCCTCCGGATGTCGTCTACAAACAATTGAATGTTCTCTTCATTACGCCTTGTAATGATCGTGCATCCTCCTCCATTTCCATTCTTGTGGAACAGAGTTTGAGGCATCTGGTGAAAAGCATATACGAAATAAAGGCGATTCAGCCTGTTGGACCTTATTTGGAACGTTCCAAAACGGACTTGGTTCTCGTACTGGGCGGGGAAGATGGAGAGATTCTGCCAGAGGAGAGCATGGAAGCCTTAAGGACCTCACCGGTCAAAAAGGCCTTATGGTTAACCGACCTATCCGGTGTAAAGCATTCGGAATCATTCATTTCCATATTTGACTATGTGTTTACACAGAAAGCGGAGAACATTCCAACCTATGGACGCATGAGTAATGCACGATGTTATGAGGTCCCTTTTCCGCCCGATCCAAACGTATATTACCCGCAGTCCGTACTGACGCAAGATGAGTCAGATGTCTATATTATTGGAGATGCTCAGCCGGGCAGCAGCCTTGTCGATTTGGCGAATCATGCGTTGTTATCCGGCAAAGTGGTTCGAGTGGAGGGGAAAGGGTGGAAGCGATTCGAATCGTTTATCCCCGTGCATGCTCATGAGGATCGGGCTGCGTTATACAATGGCAGCAAAATGGTTATTCAGGACAACTCTCCGGTTAGAAGCGTGTTGGAGGTAGCTGCTTGCGGCACGTTCCAGCTGAATTCGATATCGATGAATAGGAATCTGGATACGGACGTGTTCCAAAGCTTTAACTCGCAGGAGGAGCTCATAGAGAAGTTTGACTTCTACTGGAACCGGGTGGATCAGCGAAGACTGGCGGCTTCCAGGGCGATGGCTTATGTCAAATACAATCATTCCTATCTTCAGAGCAGCCTGCAGCTTCTGGACCGAATCTTCCGATAA
- a CDS encoding glycoside hydrolase family 99-like domain-containing protein, translated as MKLIALYLPQFHRIAENDRWWGEGFTEWTNVKKSVPLYSGHVQPRKPLQEYYYDLTDPAVRKWQADTARNHGIYGFCYYHYWFKGKRLLEKPFDEIIQTGEPDFPFCLSWANETWTRKWDGQESDVLISQDYGDENDWKEHFEYLVRAFKDKRYIRVDGKPMFLIYRPASIPRCEDMIRYWRKLAVKHGLEGIHFVETIGGFPTYDSQVFDASMEFEPHYTFAHGHTNEIWIELNIGSHKHIVVNYDKVWSAILERSPHRNGEIIYPGAFVNWDNTPRRGIDGQSTIGSTPEKFGVYLSRQLERSRNGYKSEFMFVNAWNEWAEGAYLEPDEEYGYAYLKEIKKIIQARNH; from the coding sequence TTGAAACTTATTGCGTTGTATTTACCTCAATTTCATCGTATTGCCGAGAATGACAGGTGGTGGGGAGAAGGTTTCACCGAATGGACCAATGTGAAAAAGTCAGTTCCCTTATACTCCGGGCATGTTCAGCCCAGGAAACCGTTACAAGAGTATTACTATGATCTGACCGACCCTGCAGTGCGCAAATGGCAGGCAGATACTGCAAGGAATCACGGAATATACGGATTTTGTTATTATCACTACTGGTTTAAGGGCAAGCGTCTGCTCGAAAAGCCGTTTGATGAGATTATACAAACCGGGGAACCTGATTTTCCGTTTTGCCTGTCGTGGGCAAATGAAACCTGGACACGTAAATGGGATGGTCAGGAATCGGACGTTCTCATTTCACAGGACTATGGAGATGAGAATGACTGGAAAGAACATTTCGAATATTTGGTGAGGGCATTTAAAGACAAACGGTATATCCGGGTAGACGGCAAGCCCATGTTCCTTATTTATCGGCCTGCCAGCATCCCCCGTTGTGAGGATATGATTCGGTACTGGCGCAAGCTCGCAGTGAAGCACGGGCTAGAGGGGATTCATTTTGTTGAAACGATAGGCGGTTTCCCGACTTACGACAGTCAGGTGTTTGATGCAAGCATGGAATTTGAGCCGCATTATACCTTTGCCCATGGTCACACAAACGAAATTTGGATCGAGCTGAATATCGGCAGTCACAAACATATTGTGGTGAACTACGACAAGGTATGGTCTGCCATTCTGGAAAGATCACCGCATCGAAACGGGGAGATCATCTACCCTGGTGCTTTTGTTAATTGGGATAATACACCCCGTCGGGGCATAGACGGGCAGAGTACCATCGGCTCGACTCCGGAGAAATTTGGGGTATATCTGTCAAGACAGCTGGAACGGAGCCGAAATGGGTACAAAAGTGAGTTCATGTTCGTTAACGCCTGGAACGAGTGGGCGGAAGGGGCATACCTTGAACCGGATGAAGAGTACGGATATGCCTATTTGAAAGAAATCAAGAAAATCATCCAGGCAAGGAATCATTGA